A stretch of the Uranotaenia lowii strain MFRU-FL chromosome 3, ASM2978415v1, whole genome shotgun sequence genome encodes the following:
- the LOC129755304 gene encoding SIFamide-related peptide, whose amino-acid sequence MACNKFVGSIVLMLVIVLVFSQSTEAGYRKPPFNGSIFGKRNGNSIEYEGNAKVLSAMCEIAAEACQTWFAQEQK is encoded by the exons ATGGCTTGCAACAAGTTTGTCGGATCTATTGTTCTGATGCTGGTCATCGTGCTGGTTTTCAGCCAGTCAACCGAAGCCGGATACCGGAAGCCGCCCTTCAACGGAAGCATCTTTGGCAAACGAAACGGAAACTCCATAG AGTACGAAGGAAACGCCAAGGTTCTATCGGCCATGTGTGAGATAGCTGCCGAAGCTTGTCAGACGTGGTTCGCTCAGGAGCAAAAGTAA
- the LOC129756869 gene encoding steroidogenic acute regulatory protein-like: protein MADNDDIRTAVHSMYTSQQQQQQYHHHNPYQQFNHHQLPFMPVHGGSGFGGSGSFSIPRSQSHMVNLLSEDFIAGYMDEGRMSVVRRFFCLFVTFDMVFISLLWIICVMITGDNIFHALQTQVVHYTIYTSLFDVVVIAIIRFLFLIFFYGLCHLNHWIVIALSTTGSCAFLIYKVFVYNWTATPQPVFEVLLIVVSFVLAWGEAWFLDCRVIPQERYARNYYVAITNPSVEAQTPLLAPFLNSAMSGRTESVGNFYSPYDSIHNSDDEEDEQDEEFKKMGIECVRKAYALLESTNWKLEKVTSKGDTIQSCQQDKVGKIYKLTAKINFPAKRLLQELYYKIEEVPNWNPTLLESKIIRKIDSHTDISYQATIGGGGGVVKCRDFVNLRCWQLCREGRVIEGIDLNPPIIDPSALSPVTEEMDDEEEESTETDEECILGRPSPKITKSCSEFKLGSSSNSVSDGSESKTRTAFSTLSKSLGAQDFQHGANSDPEDVFSEALDEQPQAKQARSRKIDSEVTKGGNVYVSAAISIEYPGAPVTTKYIRGENKVSCWAMREIENQKDHCIFEWLLCLDLKGYIPRYVLDTAYTTLMQDYMTHLRNYVADLKRQGKVPKSNITSSTPSSSGGKAQHDPKVLGKSAAGEPHEA from the exons ATGGCCGATAACGATGACATCAGAACGGCCGTTCATTCGATGTACACcagtcagcagcagcaacagcaataTCACCACCACAACCCATACCAACAATTTAACCACCATCAGCTACCGTTCATGCCGGTCCATGGAGGTTCAGGATTTGGCGGCAGTGGAAGCT tttccatACCAAGGTCTCAGTCACATATGGTCAATCTGCTGAGTGAAGATTTCATTGCCGGCTACATGGACGAGGGACGAATGTCGGTGGTCCGCCGATTCTTCTGTCTATTTGTGACGTTCGATATGGTTTTCATCTCCCTGCTGTGGATCATCTGTGTTATG ATCACCGGTGACAACATTTTTCACGCGCTGCAAACTCAAGTCGTACATTATACCATCTATACATCATTGTTTGATGTGGTCGTCATTGCGataatacgttttttatttttgatattcttttaTGGACTGTGTCATCTCAATCATTGGATTGTGATTGCC CTTTCTACCACCGGATCATGCGCCTTCCTAATCTATAAAGTGTTTGTATACAAT TGGACTGCTACACCGCAACCCGTTTTTGAAGTTTTACTAATTGTGGTATCGTTTGTATTAGCCTGGGGAGAAGCATGGTTTCTGGACTGCCGAGTCATACCACAAGAACGCTACGCACGCAATTATTATGTCG CAATCACAAACCCATCGGTGGAAGCCCAAACTCCGCTGTTGGCACCCTTTCTGAATTCGGCAATGTCCGGTCGAACGGAGAGCGTGGGAAATTTCTACTCCCCCTACGATTCCATCCACAACAGCGACGACGAAGAAGATGAACAG GACGAAGAATTCAAAAAGATGGGCATTGAATGTGTACGGAAGGCATATGCGTTGCTAGAATCCACCAATTGGAAGCTGGAGAAAGTCACTTCCAAGGGCGATACGATCCAGAGCTGTCAACAGGATAAAGTTGGAAAAATCTATAAATTAACG GCCAAGATTAACTTTCCCGCTAAAAGATTATTGCAAGAATTGTATTACAAAATTGAGGAAGTCCCTAATTGGAATCCCACTTTGCTTGAATCAAAGATCATAAGG AAAATCGACAGTCACACGGATATTTCGTATCAGGCCACGATTGGCGGTGGTGGTGGCGTAGTCAAGTGTCGTGATTTCGTGAATCTTCGCTGCTGGCAGCTTTGTCGTGAAGGCCGAGTGATTGAAGGTATCGATTTGAATCCACCCATCATAGATCCGAGTGCTCTGAGTCCGGTGACTGAAGAAATGGACGATGAGGAGGAGGAGAGTACTGAAACCGATGAGGAGTGTATTCTTGGAAGACCATCGCCCAAAATAACCAAATCCTGTAGTGAATTTAAACTAGGCAGTAGTAGCAACAGCGTCAGCGATGGAAGCGAATCTAAAACAAGAACAGCCTTTTCTACGCTCAGCAAAAGTTTAGGGGCTCAGGATTTTCAACATGGTGCTAATTCCGACCCAGAAGATGTGTTCTCTGAGGCATTGGACGAACAACCCCAGGCTAAGCAAGCTCGTTCGCGAAAAATTGATTCCGAAGTAACGAAAGGAGGCAATGTGTATGTTAGTGCTGCGATAAGTATTGAATATCCAGGTGCACCCGTCACTACAAAATATATCAG AGGGGAAAACAAAGTATCATGCTGGGCTATGCGCGAAATAGAGAATCAAAAAGACCACTGCATATTTGAGTGGTTGTTGTGTTTGGATTTGAAAGGATATATTCCACGTTACGTTCTTGATACT GCCTACACAACTCTAATGCAAGACTACATGACTCATCTCCGCAACTACGTAGCCGACCTAAAAAGACAAGGAAAAGTGCCTAAATCCAATATTACTTCTTCTACGCCTTCGTCCAGTGGTGGGAAGGCTCAACATGACCCCAAGGTGCTTGGAAAATCTGCCGCCGGTGAACCCCACGAAGCATAG